The nucleotide window TCCGGCTTGAAGTCCTCAAGCGCTCCCAGCATTTCATCACGCTCTTCCACTCGAAAGAACGTACAACCCTTCAGTGACTTTAGGATCTCGCGTCGCGCCAGCTCCGCGTCTGTAGCGAGATCCTCAACCTGAAGAATGCGGGTCTGCGACTCCATGAAGTCAATCCTTATCGCATGAGAATCAATCGTCTCTTACTGCAGTCTCGAACCTTCATTCACCTGTAACCAGTAAAGACCCAACTGCGCAACCGTATCGGCAAAAGCTGCGAAGTCTATGGGTTTTACGACATAGCTGTTTGCGCCGTAGGCATACGCGGTACGCACGTCCGTGAGTTCGCGAGATGATGTCAACATAACGACCGGAATGCACTGGGTTCGTTCGTCTTCTCTCACTGCTTGAAGCACTTGAAGTCCCGTGATCTTCGGCAGCTTAAGGTCGAGGAAGACAACTTTGGGCAGATGGAATTCTTGCGCGCCGGCGTATCTTCCTCGTTGCAGAAGGTAGTCCAGAGCCTCCTCGCCATCTTTGACGATGAACACCCGTTGGTCCAGCTTGTGCCTGTGGAGAGCGCGAACAATAAGTTCGGCGTCCGTCAAGTTATCCTCAACCAGCAGGATTTCCGCAGAGGAATCGTACTTCACGACGAATCACTCCTTCGGGGCAGCGCGAAGAAGAATGTCGCACCTTCATCCAGCTTGCCTTCGGCCCAGACTCGTCCGCCATGCCTCTGCACGATTCGCTGTGTAATTGCCAAGCCTACGCCTGTACCCGCAAATTCT belongs to Candidatus Hydrogenedentota bacterium and includes:
- a CDS encoding response regulator → MKYDSSAEILLVEDNLTDAELIVRALHRHKLDQRVFIVKDGEEALDYLLQRGRYAGAQEFHLPKVVFLDLKLPKITGLQVLQAVREDERTQCIPVVMLTSSRELTDVRTAYAYGANSYVVKPIDFAAFADTVAQLGLYWLQVNEGSRLQ